A window of Dictyoglomus sp. genomic DNA:
GTAAACTCTTCCTTTGAGTCAATATTTTTTCTTACATAAAAGGTTAAGATTGTGCCTGTAAAGACAACGATTATATAACCAATAGCCAATAGAACGTAATAATCACTGTTATAAAATCTTAACCATAAATTTCCTAAGTAAGGTCTTTCCCAGAATATGGGATATTTGCTATATGGAAATAAAAAGACAAATGTTAAAGATATAAAATGTATTAACTGATCTAATAGAAAATACCAAATATTATCTTGAGTCTTAGAGAGATTAGATGTTTTAACTTTTCTCCAATCAATATATATATGAAAAATCCATACACAAAGAATATAAAGAATTGAGGAAAAATATTTTAAATAAGGCATAGATAAAAAAAGAGCACATATTAGGAAAATAGATCCATGGAGAACTACACCCAAGAAGGATTTTTTCTTTAATTTAAAAATAAAATTAGTCTGAAAGGGAAAATCTGCTAATAAATGGGCTAACCATAACCTCAAGAACCAGAACATAATTTCCCCTTTTGCCACAGAGATAATAATGCAGAGACTACTAAAGGATCGAATTGTTTTCCTTTTTGATTTTCAATCTCCATAATTGCGACATCCATACTTAATCCCTTTCTATAAGGTCTGTCAGAAGTCATAGCATCTAACGTGTCTGCTACAGCAATTATTCTTCCTAATATTGATATCTGTTCTCCTTTTAGTTTTTTAGGATATCCACTCCCATCATATCTTTCATGATGTTCCTCAACTCCAGGAATTATATCTTCTAAAGAGGAAAGAGGCTCCAAAATCTTCCGTCCCACCAATGGATGCTTTTCTATCTCTTTTCTCTCTTCTTCTGTTAATTTTTCTTTTTTTCTTAATATGACTTCATCTATACCAATTTTTCCAATATCATGAAGAAGAGCAGACAACCTAATCTTTTCAATGAAGTTTTCATCAAATCCCATTTCTTCTGCAATTAATTCTGAATATTGAGTTACCCTTCTAGAATGCCCGTGGGTATAAGGATCCTTTGCTTCAATAGCAAAGGCTAAGGATTCTACTGTATCAAAAAATAATTCTTTTAAATTTTGGTATAATCTTGCATTTTCTATAGCAATAGCTGCTTGATTTGCAATAGCTTGTAATAAATTCAGATCATTTTCGTCGAAGTTATCATTTCCTTTTTTATTAAGAACCTCTATAACTCCAACAATTTTCTCTTTAGTTTTTAAAGGAACACACAAAATTGACTTTGTTCTAAAAGATGTAGCAGAAT
This region includes:
- a CDS encoding HD domain-containing protein, producing the protein MKEIQVLKEILDIFIEQKYIFSYSLSLTDYKGKIIFEEGNKRGEKFKYKLGDNILELILDYYKDKEIIKFLIDKYISLVNRIINLEERIKELNILQEIGFQINSTFRLKDLLNLIMTLSKETLEAEASSLMLLDEKTNDLTFEIALGEKGDVIKKFRIPLGEGIAGWVAKTGEPLIANNVEEDPRFAKKYDSATSFRTKSILCVPLKTKEKIVGVIEVLNKKGNDNFDENDLNLLQAIANQAAIAIENARLYQNLKELFFDTVESLAFAIEAKDPYTHGHSRRVTQYSELIAEEMGFDENFIEKIRLSALLHDIGKIGIDEVILRKKEKLTEEERKEIEKHPLVGRKILEPLSSLEDIIPGVEEHHERYDGSGYPKKLKGEQISILGRIIAVADTLDAMTSDRPYRKGLSMDVAIMEIENQKGKQFDPLVVSALLSLWQKGKLCSGS
- a CDS encoding DUF3307 domain-containing protein, producing MFWFLRLWLAHLLADFPFQTNFIFKLKKKSFLGVVLHGSIFLICALFLSMPYLKYFSSILYILCVWIFHIYIDWRKVKTSNLSKTQDNIWYFLLDQLIHFISLTFVFLFPYSKYPIFWERPYLGNLWLRFYNSDYYVLLAIGYIIVVFTGTILTFYVRKNIDSKEEFTTNGIPSLEKYIGGIFKSILFFILWFEIRNYYSFISLTILIKFLIEKYLIKISSKLFIIDTLVDISLIIFVISMLKLIL